In Pseudovibrio brasiliensis, the following are encoded in one genomic region:
- a CDS encoding F0F1 ATP synthase subunit delta has translation MTDNVSLISGVALRYASALLDLAEEQGATAEVEKGLDQFEALLNESADLDRLIKSPVFSADAQTKAISAILEKAGISGLTANFVKLVAQNRRLFAVPGMIQAFRAQLAAKRGEVTALVTSATELTAEHVAALQEALNASTGKNVKIVVKVDSSILGGLIVKIGSRMIDTSLRTKLNSLKFAMKEVG, from the coding sequence GTGACTGACAACGTATCTCTCATTTCAGGCGTGGCCTTGCGTTATGCTTCTGCGCTGTTGGACCTTGCTGAGGAGCAGGGTGCGACGGCAGAGGTGGAGAAGGGTCTCGACCAGTTTGAGGCACTCTTAAACGAGAGTGCTGATCTTGATCGTCTTATCAAGAGCCCCGTTTTTAGTGCAGACGCCCAAACAAAGGCGATCTCTGCTATTTTGGAAAAGGCCGGAATTTCTGGCCTGACCGCAAATTTTGTGAAGTTGGTTGCCCAAAACAGGCGCCTCTTCGCCGTTCCAGGCATGATCCAGGCTTTCCGTGCGCAGCTTGCTGCAAAACGTGGAGAAGTTACCGCTCTGGTAACATCCGCAACGGAATTGACTGCTGAGCATGTCGCTGCTCTCCAAGAAGCACTTAACGCTTCTACGGGCAAGAACGTGAAGATTGTAGTGAAGGTGGACTCATCCATTCTAGGTGGTCTGATCGTGAAGATCGGCAGCCGGATGATTGATACGTCACTGCGTACCAAGCTTAACTCTCTTAAGTTCGCGATGAAAGAGGTCGGCTGA
- a CDS encoding transglutaminase domain-containing protein, protein MWENSLGSLPQIYHHVRNIPYGSTGNRDPEAVYTSNVGSCSGKHILLRDFLREAGYQAEIITMFTYFNESTPIHGSFPEELKAIAARERVPDFHHYVRVLEQGTWLNLDATWHDELARFGFKVNHDWSGSNHTALASVAEREYPATENIIDLKADLVSSLPQDQRDLRAKYFRLVTEWIATHAS, encoded by the coding sequence ATGTGGGAGAATAGCTTAGGGTCTCTTCCGCAGATTTATCATCACGTGCGCAACATCCCATACGGTTCAACTGGCAACCGAGATCCTGAGGCCGTTTATACAAGCAACGTTGGTTCCTGCTCGGGGAAGCATATTTTGCTGAGAGACTTTCTCCGTGAAGCTGGATATCAGGCCGAGATCATCACGATGTTCACCTACTTCAACGAGAGCACACCTATTCACGGAAGTTTTCCGGAAGAGCTCAAAGCAATCGCTGCTCGTGAACGCGTGCCGGACTTTCACCACTATGTACGGGTGTTAGAGCAGGGGACATGGCTCAATCTGGATGCGACCTGGCATGATGAACTTGCGAGGTTTGGTTTCAAGGTGAACCACGATTGGAGTGGCTCAAATCATACCGCGCTTGCATCAGTTGCTGAGCGTGAATACCCGGCTACGGAGAACATAATTGATTTGAAAGCAGATCTTGTCTCGAGCCTACCTCAAGACCAGCGTGATTTACGCGCGAAGTACTTCCGGCTTGTGACGGAATGGATTGCAACACATGCATCGTAG
- the fsa gene encoding fructose-6-phosphate aldolase, whose translation MKFFVDTADTNDIKELAATGLLDGVTTNPSLIMKSGRPMKEVIAEICELVDGPVSAEVVATDAEGMLKEAEELIAIADNICIKLPLTLEGLKACRVLANKGVQTNVTLCFSANQALLAAKAGATFISPFIGRLDDINVEGLDLIAEIRQIYDNYGFGTEILAASIRTANHVKDCALIGADVATIPPATLKGLVKHPLTDKGLEAFMKDWAATGQSIV comes from the coding sequence ATGAAATTCTTCGTTGATACAGCTGACACCAACGACATTAAAGAGCTGGCTGCAACCGGTCTTCTCGATGGTGTAACTACCAACCCATCTCTTATCATGAAATCCGGTCGTCCAATGAAAGAAGTCATCGCAGAGATCTGCGAGCTTGTGGATGGCCCTGTTTCTGCTGAAGTTGTTGCAACAGACGCAGAAGGCATGCTGAAAGAAGCTGAAGAGCTGATCGCGATTGCAGACAACATCTGCATCAAGCTGCCTCTGACCCTGGAAGGCCTGAAGGCTTGCCGCGTGCTGGCAAACAAAGGTGTTCAGACCAACGTGACCCTGTGCTTCTCTGCAAACCAGGCTCTTCTGGCTGCAAAAGCTGGCGCAACCTTCATTTCTCCATTCATCGGCCGTCTGGACGACATCAACGTTGAAGGTCTGGACCTGATCGCTGAAATCCGTCAGATCTACGACAACTACGGCTTTGGTACCGAAATTCTTGCAGCTTCCATCCGTACTGCAAACCACGTGAAAGACTGTGCGCTGATCGGCGCTGACGTTGCTACCATTCCACCAGCGACCCTGAAGGGCCTCGTGAAGCACCCGCTGACCGACAAAGGTCTGGAAGCATTCATGAAAGACTGGGCAGCAACCGGTCAGAGCATCGTATAA
- a CDS encoding primosomal protein N' translates to MCEPEVIVPVLVPVAVAGAYSYKVPADMDVRPGSIVRVPLGPREVIGAVWDGEPDTKVNPKKLKSILHVYDTPPIAEDLRKYIDWVAAWTLGAPGMVLRMVLRSEEALEPEALLSGVRYIDGMQPDRMTPARSKVMELVENGMAWTRPGLAGAAGVSSSVIDGLKKQGVLEEAMLPATPPLPDPDPTLPGRKLTDLQQGAANQLCEAIGKGFKAFLIDGVTGSGKTEVYFEAVAETLKNNEQALILIPEIALTNQFLNRFEERFGVRPAEWHSQVPPKRRARTWRGVANGEVKVVVGARSALFLPFHRLGLLVVDEEHDTAYKQDDRVPYNARDMAVVRGHISGFPVVLASATPSVESQVNAKLGRYTKIVLPERASGAEMPTIKGIDMRCDGPERGKWLAPALINEIQQTLTNGNQVLLFLNRRGYAPLTLCRTCGHRFHCENCSAWLVEHRFKGKLVCHHCGYSQPVPDKCPECSKPDTLVACGPGVERIAEDVSALFPEARVLVLSSDLPGGTERINREMKLVEEGEVDIVIGTQLVAKGHNFPLMTLVGVVDADLGLANGDPRAAERTFQLLAQVTGRAGRIHGKGRGLLQTYNPDQPVIKALLSGNPEEFYAAEIESRENAGLPPFGRLAALIISGPDRSLTEKFSKSLAVNSPSSEGVQILGPAEAAMALVRGRYRFRLLAIAPRSVDLQGFLRNWLSTAPKPTGGIRVQVDVDPQSFM, encoded by the coding sequence ATGTGCGAGCCTGAGGTGATAGTCCCTGTACTGGTCCCCGTCGCTGTCGCAGGTGCTTATTCCTATAAAGTGCCGGCAGATATGGATGTGCGCCCCGGTTCCATCGTGCGTGTGCCCCTTGGCCCGCGTGAGGTGATCGGTGCAGTTTGGGATGGCGAACCGGATACAAAGGTTAATCCCAAGAAGCTGAAAAGCATCCTGCATGTCTACGACACGCCTCCAATTGCTGAAGATCTTAGGAAATACATCGACTGGGTTGCCGCCTGGACGCTGGGCGCACCCGGCATGGTGTTGCGCATGGTGCTGCGCTCTGAAGAAGCGCTTGAGCCAGAAGCCCTCCTTTCAGGTGTTCGTTATATCGACGGTATGCAGCCAGACCGCATGACACCAGCCCGCTCCAAAGTGATGGAACTGGTTGAAAACGGTATGGCGTGGACCCGTCCCGGTCTGGCTGGAGCCGCTGGCGTGAGTTCCTCGGTGATCGATGGGCTCAAAAAGCAGGGTGTTTTGGAAGAAGCCATGCTGCCTGCAACGCCGCCATTGCCGGATCCTGACCCAACTTTGCCGGGCCGAAAGCTGACAGACCTTCAGCAAGGCGCCGCGAATCAGTTGTGTGAAGCCATCGGAAAAGGGTTCAAGGCCTTCCTTATTGATGGGGTGACGGGCTCAGGAAAAACCGAAGTTTATTTTGAAGCGGTCGCCGAGACGCTCAAGAACAACGAACAAGCCCTTATTCTCATCCCTGAAATCGCGCTCACCAATCAGTTTTTGAATCGGTTTGAGGAGCGATTTGGGGTCAGACCAGCCGAATGGCACTCCCAAGTGCCCCCCAAACGACGCGCAAGAACATGGCGCGGAGTCGCAAATGGCGAAGTGAAGGTCGTTGTCGGCGCGCGCTCGGCACTTTTCCTTCCTTTTCACAGGCTTGGTTTGCTTGTCGTGGATGAGGAGCATGATACAGCCTACAAGCAAGACGACCGTGTTCCCTACAACGCTAGGGATATGGCCGTTGTTAGAGGGCATATCTCTGGTTTTCCTGTGGTGCTTGCCAGTGCAACACCATCTGTGGAAAGTCAGGTAAATGCAAAACTGGGCAGATACACGAAAATCGTGCTCCCAGAGCGTGCTTCCGGTGCGGAAATGCCGACCATTAAAGGCATCGATATGCGCTGTGATGGACCCGAACGAGGCAAGTGGCTGGCGCCTGCATTGATCAACGAAATCCAGCAAACACTGACCAATGGTAATCAGGTTCTGCTGTTTCTGAACCGTAGGGGTTATGCCCCACTGACCCTGTGCAGAACCTGCGGCCATCGGTTCCATTGTGAAAACTGCTCAGCTTGGCTTGTAGAACACCGATTTAAGGGCAAATTGGTATGCCACCACTGCGGCTATTCACAGCCTGTTCCGGATAAATGCCCCGAATGCAGCAAGCCCGATACACTCGTTGCATGCGGTCCTGGAGTGGAGCGAATTGCTGAAGATGTCTCAGCGTTATTTCCCGAAGCACGGGTGCTCGTTCTCTCCTCTGACTTACCGGGCGGCACAGAGCGTATAAATCGCGAAATGAAGCTCGTTGAAGAGGGTGAAGTCGACATCGTCATCGGCACCCAATTGGTCGCAAAAGGGCATAACTTTCCACTAATGACCCTTGTAGGGGTCGTTGATGCTGATTTGGGCCTCGCAAATGGTGATCCAAGAGCAGCAGAGCGCACTTTCCAACTTCTCGCGCAGGTGACAGGGCGCGCAGGCCGAATACATGGAAAAGGCCGCGGTTTGCTTCAGACTTACAACCCTGATCAGCCCGTGATTAAGGCGCTTCTCTCCGGAAATCCCGAGGAATTTTACGCTGCGGAAATCGAGTCGCGCGAAAACGCTGGCTTGCCCCCGTTCGGCAGACTCGCTGCTTTAATTATTTCGGGGCCCGATAGATCGCTCACCGAAAAATTTTCTAAATCTCTTGCAGTAAATAGTCCTAGTTCAGAAGGCGTCCAAATCCTCGGTCCGGCAGAGGCCGCAATGGCTCTTGTAAGGGGCAGATATCGCTTCCGTTTGTTGGCAATCGCACCCCGGAGTGTTGATTTACAAGGCTTTCTGAGAAACTGGTTGTCCACTGCACCTAAGCCAACCGGCGGTATCAGAGTGCAGGTTGATGTTGACCCCCAAAGTTTCATGTAG
- a CDS encoding DUF523 domain-containing protein — translation MILSAGLWVCAFFVLSCRQTAKPIKIQAYDNMPEKILISACLLGEPVRYNGSGLSLESTLLSEWKTAGILVPLCPEVASGFQTPRPPAEIKAGQQGIDVLEGNGSIYENSGHDVTEQFRLGADLAVKTAIEAGCRFALLTDGSPSCGSTFIYSGHHDGQTRSGMGVVTAALRHHGVEVFAQHQIKDLAEQLRC, via the coding sequence ATGATATTAAGCGCGGGCCTTTGGGTCTGCGCTTTTTTTGTTTTATCGTGCAGACAAACAGCCAAACCCATCAAAATTCAAGCTTACGATAATATGCCCGAGAAGATCCTGATAAGCGCCTGTTTGCTGGGTGAACCAGTTCGCTACAATGGCAGCGGCTTATCACTTGAAAGTACCCTGCTCTCTGAATGGAAAACTGCTGGCATTCTTGTGCCGCTGTGCCCTGAAGTCGCCTCAGGCTTTCAAACTCCACGACCTCCCGCGGAGATAAAAGCAGGACAACAGGGCATCGATGTGCTTGAAGGCAACGGCAGCATTTATGAAAACTCTGGGCATGATGTCACCGAACAGTTTCGGCTCGGAGCAGACTTAGCCGTAAAGACCGCCATTGAAGCAGGTTGCCGTTTTGCTTTGCTGACTGATGGCAGCCCATCCTGCGGGAGCACCTTTATCTATAGTGGCCATCACGATGGGCAGACGCGTTCCGGGATGGGTGTTGTAACCGCTGCTTTACGTCATCATGGTGTTGAGGTGTTTGCTCAGCATCAGATAAAAGACTTGGCCGAGCAGTTGCGCTGCTAA